One window of the Deinococcus cellulosilyticus NBRC 106333 = KACC 11606 genome contains the following:
- a CDS encoding IS1182 family transposase, translating to MSLKTQSIPSIPKVTRQVAQAVFPQPAPPMRFRDAFEPFLASIDFTELYPTRGKPALPPWRLLLVTILQFSENLTDREAAHAARARIDWKYALSMDLTDPGFHYSVLSEFRDRLLQQENPLTSLEGLLQCCKDQGLLKTRGKQRTDSTHILAYLRVMNRYELVAETLRAVLNTLATHFPDWVRTHVPNHWYAKYAHRIENFRLPKKEGDKAEFIRMVGMDGYVMLCALGQESAREILQRAFPEVETFKCIWKRHFKLTEYGVTLVPNDELPPSRQGVESPYESEAKYSTKRGKEWVGYKVHFTESCDEDLPHLIVHVDTTTAEAHDAPRLALIHQALEKQALLPAQHWVDAGYISANQLCESQSQYGIQLIGPPRGTRDWKKGPEDRFDVRDFTVLWDEKKVICPSGATSTSWILRKTDLSDAAVQVSFREEECAGCALRKKCTTAKRGRQLKLQPRDRLEALQQARDLHNSEEGKKLYQLRAGVESVFSQGVRAFGLRKSRYRGLKKTHFQNIFIALAINYSRLGNWLVGERPQPTRISALARMQPIRAKKTARRAETANRC from the coding sequence ATGTCCCTGAAAACTCAAAGCATTCCCAGCATTCCGAAGGTCACCCGACAAGTCGCCCAGGCCGTCTTTCCTCAACCCGCTCCACCTATGCGTTTCCGAGATGCCTTTGAACCTTTTCTCGCCAGCATCGACTTCACAGAACTCTACCCCACCCGTGGCAAGCCCGCCCTCCCACCCTGGCGGCTCCTGTTGGTCACCATCTTGCAGTTCAGTGAAAACCTTACTGACCGGGAAGCGGCCCATGCTGCCAGGGCCAGAATCGATTGGAAATATGCCCTGTCCATGGACCTCACAGACCCCGGTTTCCACTACAGCGTGCTCAGTGAATTCCGGGATCGCCTTCTGCAACAGGAAAATCCTCTGACCTCCCTGGAAGGGCTTTTGCAATGTTGCAAAGACCAGGGCTTGCTGAAAACCCGAGGCAAACAACGCACCGACTCCACCCATATCCTGGCGTATCTGCGCGTCATGAACCGTTACGAGCTGGTGGCTGAGACCCTGCGCGCTGTGCTCAACACCCTGGCCACCCATTTCCCGGACTGGGTCAGGACCCATGTGCCCAACCACTGGTACGCCAAATATGCCCACCGCATCGAAAATTTCCGCCTGCCGAAAAAAGAAGGAGACAAAGCCGAATTCATCCGGATGGTTGGAATGGATGGTTATGTCATGCTTTGCGCTCTGGGCCAGGAAAGCGCCAGAGAAATTCTTCAGAGGGCCTTCCCAGAGGTGGAGACATTCAAATGCATCTGGAAACGGCATTTCAAGCTGACTGAGTATGGTGTGACCCTGGTCCCCAATGACGAATTGCCCCCCTCTCGTCAGGGTGTGGAGTCGCCTTACGAAAGTGAAGCCAAATACAGCACCAAACGAGGGAAAGAATGGGTCGGATACAAGGTGCATTTCACGGAATCCTGTGATGAAGACCTGCCCCATTTGATCGTGCACGTCGATACCACCACTGCTGAAGCACATGATGCTCCTCGGCTAGCGTTGATCCACCAGGCCCTGGAAAAGCAGGCATTGTTGCCTGCCCAACACTGGGTGGATGCCGGTTACATCAGTGCAAACCAGCTGTGTGAGTCTCAATCTCAGTACGGCATTCAATTGATCGGACCTCCCAGGGGCACCCGAGACTGGAAAAAAGGTCCTGAGGATCGATTTGATGTGAGGGACTTCACGGTACTCTGGGACGAAAAGAAAGTGATTTGCCCCAGTGGGGCCACCTCCACGTCGTGGATCCTTCGCAAAACAGACCTTTCTGATGCGGCCGTGCAGGTGAGTTTCAGAGAAGAAGAATGTGCAGGTTGTGCTCTGCGCAAGAAATGCACCACCGCAAAACGCGGGAGGCAACTCAAACTTCAACCTCGTGATCGTCTGGAAGCCTTGCAGCAGGCCCGAGATTTGCACAATTCTGAGGAAGGTAAAAAGCTCTACCAGTTGCGGGCAGGGGTGGAAAGTGTTTTTTCGCAAGGGGTCCGAGCTTTTGGGCTCCGGAAGAGCCGGTACCGAGGGCTAAAAAAAACCCACTTTCAGAACATTTTTATCGCCTTGGCCATCAACTACAGCCGACTGGGGAACTGGTTGGTGGGCGAAAGGCCCCAGCCCACCCGAATCTCAGCACTTGCCCGAATGCAACCCATCCGGGCAAAGAAAACTGCGCGCAGGGCAGAAACAGCGAACAGGTGTTGA
- a CDS encoding Imm43 family immunity protein, with translation MYFVMRSTLKTYKGRLIRAIPEDYIFKKCSPAWWLGEPFRRKPKEFIYSIEEKAPRYDVISASGMMPICSQKFLDTIQENDIKFESFPVTVLGKNSKMPLDVKYYVFHLLEIKDPGIDVERSIIYTINNQTKIEKLEVSAQVMDSQPMMFFAKELGPSVFVHQNLVKQLEENKITGLRFIPLEQYTS, from the coding sequence ATGTATTTTGTCATGAGGAGCACCTTAAAGACCTATAAGGGCAGGTTGATTCGCGCTATACCAGAGGACTACATTTTCAAAAAATGTAGTCCTGCTTGGTGGCTCGGCGAGCCCTTCAGAAGAAAACCCAAAGAGTTCATTTACTCCATCGAGGAAAAAGCACCCCGTTATGATGTCATAAGTGCGTCTGGTATGATGCCAATATGCAGCCAGAAATTCCTTGACACTATTCAAGAAAATGATATCAAGTTTGAATCCTTTCCGGTTACCGTCCTGGGAAAAAACTCCAAGATGCCTCTTGATGTAAAATATTATGTATTTCATTTACTGGAAATCAAGGACCCTGGTATTGATGTTGAGCGATCCATCATATATACCATCAACAACCAGACCAAGATAGAGAAACTTGAAGTCTCTGCTCAAGTGATGGATTCACAACCCATGATGTTTTTCGCAAAGGAGCTGGGTCCTTCTGTGTTTGTGCATCAGAATTTAGTAAAACAACTTGAAGAAAATAAAATTACTGGATTAAGATTTATACCATTGGAACAATATACCTCGTGA